One part of the Burkholderia latens genome encodes these proteins:
- a CDS encoding ATP-binding protein: MRISQLDLIKYGKFTDETLRFPSASQDFHVIVGPNEAGKSTIRTAVSELLFGMKLQTPLDFLHATPELRIGGVLEGRSGSLAFHRARGRSPLRTPADDKLPDDYLNGILDGATREFFEQMFGLDHGRLVDGGRSILDASDKLGQVLFESAAGVGTLGPVRDELDARVAELWAPRRSGSAFAQAETLFNEAVGELKAVQVRTRDWVDRKEARDAIEHEIEQARAEQRRLEALRSKLERVRRLAPYLKELTIKEAALAELGAVVELPPTAYADLLKAQGDLAAERKVLEERRADLLAKRQTRDAIEPDADALALEGDIESLDRLRGACMNHAQDLLLLGAEAERHLSAAGAAAAQLGWPTDEAPLRAALPSALSLKTVANLLRDHGALHQALAGAREALDERTQELAQVQDQLTRLSTVEVPEVLRAALADAQGFRGSGQREQALERDIAAAERTLADALDALGRWRMPVDALRLLDVPTAAGLGALLAEASERVSAAVAARDARDAAREELERLELQEKHFAQTHKVVTTAEVLSARARRDAAWGDVRSGAVDLATGAPAVDDAIRLADELVDAQLGATQAAATLQSLRQQVEAACAVFTRRQAAVDERERELAAHRDAWAAQAATAGVPGMPLTAMSDWLAKRDAVFAAQSELDRLRREFAMTREARAAAEAALRSALQLVSRGDGADGLGALVAIAETFVQSAEKMLAQKEGLAERAREAERGCATARSRASQAQTAYDAWHAQWRGALADARLHANAVTLAAAEGALALANTVTAELAAADAPRNRIAAIRAELAALEAGARRLAEALEPAWLASGDWLDVARRLTMRVAAARETARAIARADDAVRQADGKVADAAAAVAGADARIQPLLQLAGVASIDAALPLAERSDRQRELRQALEAAKEALVRDGDGLSQSAVEAEVAEQDIADVPAHLEAVKQALGDVGKRLNELAQQQVVAQQAFGAIDGHANAAVAEAKRQEALAAMGDAAEQYLEAATASRLLKWATDRYRDQKQGPMLRRAGEIFAGLTLGEFARLTVDTERTPPALYARRTTGTSVEVAGLSEGTRDQLFLALRIAALELQLASRSGLPFVADDLFINFDDARAKAGLEALRDLSTRTQVLFLTHHDHLLPLVHDVFGARVNVVALQREAAGA; encoded by the coding sequence ACGGCAAGTTCACCGACGAAACGCTGCGCTTTCCGTCGGCAAGCCAGGATTTCCACGTGATCGTGGGGCCGAACGAGGCCGGCAAGTCCACCATCCGCACGGCCGTGTCGGAATTGCTGTTCGGGATGAAGCTGCAGACGCCGCTCGACTTCCTGCATGCGACGCCGGAGCTGCGGATCGGCGGTGTGCTGGAGGGCCGCAGCGGTTCGCTCGCGTTTCATCGTGCGCGCGGACGCAGCCCGCTGCGCACGCCGGCCGACGACAAGTTGCCGGACGACTATCTGAACGGGATCCTCGACGGCGCGACGCGCGAGTTCTTCGAGCAGATGTTCGGGCTGGACCATGGTCGGCTCGTCGACGGCGGCCGCAGCATACTCGACGCGTCCGACAAGCTGGGTCAGGTGCTGTTCGAATCGGCTGCGGGCGTCGGTACGCTGGGGCCCGTGCGCGACGAGTTGGATGCCCGCGTCGCGGAGCTGTGGGCGCCGCGACGCAGCGGCAGTGCGTTCGCGCAGGCCGAGACGCTGTTCAACGAGGCCGTCGGCGAACTGAAGGCGGTCCAGGTGCGCACGCGCGACTGGGTCGATCGCAAGGAAGCGCGCGATGCAATCGAGCACGAGATCGAACAGGCACGCGCTGAGCAGCGCCGCCTCGAAGCATTGCGGTCGAAGCTCGAACGCGTGCGGCGACTGGCGCCATATCTGAAGGAGCTGACGATCAAGGAAGCGGCGCTCGCCGAGCTGGGCGCCGTCGTCGAATTGCCGCCGACCGCGTACGCCGACCTGCTGAAAGCGCAAGGTGATCTCGCGGCCGAACGCAAAGTGCTCGAGGAGCGGCGTGCAGACCTGCTCGCGAAACGGCAGACACGCGATGCGATCGAGCCGGATGCCGACGCGCTGGCGCTCGAAGGCGACATCGAATCGCTCGACCGGTTGCGCGGCGCGTGCATGAACCACGCGCAGGATCTGCTCTTGTTGGGAGCGGAAGCCGAGCGGCATCTGTCGGCCGCCGGCGCGGCCGCAGCGCAGCTCGGCTGGCCGACCGACGAAGCGCCGCTGCGGGCTGCACTGCCGAGCGCGTTGTCGCTGAAGACCGTCGCAAACCTGTTGCGCGATCACGGCGCGCTGCATCAGGCGCTGGCCGGCGCGCGCGAAGCGCTCGACGAGCGCACGCAGGAGCTGGCGCAGGTGCAGGATCAGTTGACGCGCCTGTCGACGGTCGAGGTGCCCGAAGTATTGCGTGCGGCCCTCGCCGATGCGCAGGGCTTTCGCGGCAGCGGGCAGCGTGAGCAGGCGCTCGAACGCGACATTGCCGCCGCCGAACGTACGCTCGCCGACGCGCTCGATGCGCTCGGCCGGTGGCGCATGCCGGTCGACGCGCTGAGGCTGCTCGACGTGCCGACCGCGGCCGGGCTGGGTGCGCTGCTTGCCGAAGCGAGCGAACGCGTGAGCGCTGCGGTTGCCGCCCGCGACGCCCGTGATGCCGCGCGCGAAGAGCTCGAGCGGCTCGAACTGCAGGAGAAGCATTTCGCGCAGACCCACAAGGTCGTCACGACCGCCGAGGTACTGTCTGCGCGTGCGCGTCGCGACGCTGCGTGGGGCGACGTCCGCAGCGGTGCGGTCGATCTTGCGACCGGCGCGCCGGCCGTTGACGATGCGATTCGCCTCGCCGACGAACTCGTCGATGCGCAGCTCGGCGCGACGCAGGCAGCGGCGACGCTGCAGTCGCTGCGCCAGCAGGTCGAGGCCGCATGCGCGGTGTTCACGCGCCGGCAGGCGGCCGTTGACGAGCGCGAACGCGAGCTGGCTGCACATCGTGACGCATGGGCCGCACAGGCGGCGACGGCCGGCGTGCCGGGCATGCCGCTCACGGCGATGAGCGACTGGCTCGCGAAGCGCGACGCAGTGTTCGCCGCGCAATCCGAGCTCGACCGCCTGCGCCGCGAATTCGCGATGACTCGCGAGGCACGCGCCGCTGCGGAAGCCGCATTGCGTTCGGCGCTGCAACTGGTATCGCGCGGGGATGGTGCCGATGGACTGGGCGCGCTCGTCGCGATCGCCGAGACGTTCGTGCAGTCGGCGGAGAAAATGCTCGCGCAGAAGGAGGGGCTCGCGGAGCGCGCGCGCGAAGCCGAGCGCGGCTGCGCAACGGCCCGCTCGCGCGCTTCCCAGGCCCAGACCGCGTACGATGCGTGGCATGCGCAATGGCGCGGCGCGCTTGCCGACGCGCGGCTGCACGCGAACGCGGTGACGCTGGCTGCGGCCGAAGGGGCGCTCGCACTTGCGAATACGGTGACGGCCGAACTGGCCGCCGCCGATGCGCCGCGCAACCGGATCGCTGCGATTCGTGCGGAACTGGCTGCGCTCGAGGCCGGCGCACGGCGGCTTGCCGAAGCACTGGAGCCCGCGTGGCTTGCAAGCGGCGACTGGCTCGACGTGGCGCGTCGGTTGACGATGCGTGTGGCGGCTGCACGCGAAACCGCGCGTGCGATTGCACGTGCCGACGACGCTGTGCGGCAAGCTGACGGCAAGGTCGCCGATGCGGCTGCGGCCGTCGCCGGCGCCGACGCGCGGATTCAACCGCTGCTGCAACTGGCCGGCGTCGCGTCGATCGACGCGGCACTGCCGCTGGCCGAGCGCTCGGATCGGCAACGCGAGCTGCGACAGGCGCTCGAAGCCGCGAAGGAGGCGCTCGTGCGCGACGGCGACGGGTTGTCGCAGTCGGCTGTCGAGGCTGAGGTCGCGGAACAGGACATCGCCGATGTGCCCGCACATCTCGAAGCCGTGAAGCAGGCGCTAGGCGATGTCGGCAAGCGCCTGAACGAACTCGCTCAGCAACAGGTCGTCGCGCAGCAGGCATTCGGTGCGATCGATGGCCACGCGAATGCGGCGGTGGCCGAGGCGAAGCGTCAGGAAGCGCTGGCGGCCATGGGCGACGCAGCCGAGCAGTATCTGGAAGCAGCGACCGCGAGCCGCTTGTTGAAGTGGGCGACCGATCGCTATCGCGACCAGAAGCAGGGGCCGATGCTGCGCCGCGCGGGCGAGATTTTCGCCGGGCTTACGCTCGGTGAATTTGCGCGGCTGACCGTCGATACCGAACGGACGCCGCCTGCGCTCTACGCGCGCCGCACGACGGGCACGTCGGTCGAAGTCGCCGGCCTGAGCGAAGGGACGCGCGACCAGCTGTTCCTCGCGCTGCGAATCGCGGCGCTCGAACTGCAGCTTGCCAGCAGAAGCGGGCTGCCGTTCGTCGCCGACGATCTGTTCATCAACTTCGACGATGCGCGGGCGAAGGCAGGCCTCGAGGCG